The genomic segment CTGGAAAAAATTCCTTGCTGTTTTTCATTTTGGTATTCGCTTGAGTGTTAGTTTCCTCCAGCGCCCGCGCAGGCTGCCCCATGCCACCAGCAACGGCGGCGGATCCTGCGAGGGTCAGGCCGATAAACTCACGTCTGGTTTTACCCATGTTTAAAAGTTTGTTTGAGTATTAAGTGATTACAAAGGCACCGCCTGAAGGCGGGACTCCGAACCAGGAGGGCGTGTGGGCTTGCTAGGCGTTTTGGTGGAGCCATTCTCTTGCTTTGTCGATTTCGTCTGGGGTGAAGAATCGAATTTTGGCGGTGGTAAATGGTTTGCAGAAGGTGCTCATTCCCTTCTCCCAAGATTTGTCGCCCACAAACGCGATACGATCAATGTCGCTGAAATGGTGCAGGTCGAATTTTATATCCTCCCAGATTGCGCCGGCTGTCCAGCCGTGGAAGTCGTGCATGCTGACGAGGAGTCTGGGTTTTCGGCCTGCTTTGATGAGGGCTTCGAGCTTTGGAACGAAGGCTTCGTAGTCTTCCTTCTTGAGCTTTCCGGTCAGTTCAATTTCCAACAATGCGGTTCCGGGTTCCTGAGCGAGTTGAATCGACATAAAAATCCTTTTTTTGAAATTAGGCTCCGTTTGGATGGTACGCAAGTGGGGTGGTTGCGTTAAGTCGCGAAGTGTTTTCAACGCGATTATGCGAAAGGAATGTTGTGGGGCAGTCCGTTGGATCTGTGAAATGGTTGGTAGTTTGAGGGCCTTACGGGTGGAGGTTGTTGCAGTAATTAGGTCGTTACAAAGGCACCGCCTGAAGGCGGGACTCCGAACCAGGAGGGTTTGTGTCGTGTTGGCAGGGTTTCGTTTGGGTGGTGTTTGTGGAAGGGTTACGGTTTTTTGCTGAAAGGCCTTTTGTTCGTGGCGGAGAATCTGCGCGTCTGGGATGGTACAACATCGTAAGCCGACTTGGACTTTACAGGCCGCTTGGAAAATATGAGCTGCGGTTGTTGGTTACAGAGAAGCGTTTTTACCGATGCAACCGTTCAAATAGGAGCGCCGGTTTCCAAACCGGCTTAGCCTGAGAACCAATCACAGACGCGAACTCTCACGAGAACTCCCGGCAAGCCCACGGTTGGAACTTGCTGCTCCGTGAAAAGAGAGGAATGATTGATTTCCATTTTCGCAGAAGCCCAAGCTGGTATTGGAGGATTTTCATCATAAGCCGGTTTGGAAACCGGCGCTCCGGGTTGCAGCGAACTGGATTTATGAGCCAGTCCGCCTCCTTTCCTCGGCGGCTACATTCCGTGGCGGCTACGAAATTAGTTGCGGGGTTTGTTTTTGTTCAGGGCTTCGGTGAACCAGTCGACGGGTTTGGGGGCGGCGGGTTTTGCGGGTGGGCGTGGGCCGGCTGCGGGGCGCGGGGCGCCGGGGGAGGTTCGGGCTCCGGCATTCGATGGGCCGATTTCGGGATTGGCTTTCATCGACAGGGCGATGCGCTTGCGGGGCAAATCGACTTCGGTGACGGTGACCATCACTTTTTGCTGAACCTTGACGACTTCTGCGGGGTCTTTGATGAAGCGGTCGGCCATTTGGCTGACGTGGACGAGGCCGTCCTGATGGACGCCGATATCGACGAAGGCACCGAACGCCGTCACGTTGGTGACGATGCCAGGCAGCTTCATCCCGGGCTGCAAATCTTCCATTTTGTCCACGCCCTCTTTGAAGGCAAAGAGTTCAAATTTTTGACGCGGGTCACGGCCGGGCTTGGCCAGCTCGTTGAGAATGTCGGTGAGAGTTGGCAAACCGACGGTTTCCGTCACGTATTTTTGTGGCTGGATTTTTTGGCGGAGCAGTGAGTCCTTTGAGCAGGTCCTGCACAGAGCAGTTCAAGTCTTTGGTCATCCTATCGAGGATAGGATAGCTTTCGGGATGCACGGCGCTGGCATCGAGTGGGTTCTCGCCGTCGCGAATACGCAAAAATCCGGCGGCTTGCTCGTAGGCTTTTGGTCCGAGGCGCGGCACCTTCAACAGTTCACTGCGAGATTTGAAAGGTCCGTTTTCATTACGATGGGCAACGATGTTGGCGGCCAGCGTGGAGTTCAGCCCGGAGACATAGCCGAGCAACTGTTTGCTGGCGGTATTGAGTTCCACGCCGACGCCGTTCACGCAGCTCATCACCACGTCATCGAGACTGTTCTTCAGCGCGCGCTGATCGACATCGTGCTGGTATTGGCCGACGCCAATGGACTTGGGGTCGAGTTTCACGAGTTCGGCCAAGGGGTCCATCAAACGGCGGCCAATCGAGACAGAGCCGCGCACCGTAAGATCCTCGTTTGGAAACTCCTCGCGTGCGGCTTCGGAAGCGGAATAAATGGAAGCTCCGCTTTCATTGACCATCACAATGGGAAGGGAGGCCGGGAGTTTGAGCGTGCGAACGAAAGTCTCGGTTTCACGGCCGGCGGTGCCATTGCCGATGGCGATGGCTTCGATCTGGAATTTTTGAACCATGCTGCGGATGGCATCCGCTGCCTCCCGAATCCGAGAGTCCGATTGGCTCGGATAAACGACATCGTGATGCAGCAACTTGCCCTGTCGATCCAGGCAGACCACCTTGCATCCCGTGCGGAATCCGGGGTCGATGGCCAGCATGTTCTTTTGACCCAAGGGAGAGGCGAGCAATAGTTCGCGGAGATTGTCGGCGAAGACACGAATGGCTTCGCGATCGGCCCTCGCTTTGGATTCGATGCGGAGTTCGACTTCAATGGCGGAGCCGAGCAGACGTTTATAGCTGTCTTGAACCGCCAGTCGCACCTGTTCGCCAGCGAGTTTTCCGGGTGCCTTAACAAATAATGGTTCGAGCAGGAACAGGGCATCTTCTTCGGGCGGCGTGATGCGCATCATCAGGAAGGTTTCCTCTTCACCTCGACGAATCGCCAGCATGCGATGGCTGGGGATGTTGGAAACGGGTTCGCTCCAATCAAAGTAATCCTTGAACTTCGCCCCGGCTTCCTGCTTGTCGGTCATGACCTTTGAGCGGACCAAGGCTTTGCTCCAATAAAGTTCGCGCAGTTTCGAACGCGCGATGGCATCGTCACTCACCCGCTCGGCGATGATGTCGCGGGCACCAGCCAGGGCTTTCTCGACGGATTCCACACCTTTGGCGGCGTCGACGAACGGTTTGGCTTCGGCCAAGGGATCGACGGTGGCCTGGCCGTTGAAAATGGTATCGGCGAGAGGTTCCAACCCCTGCTCTTTGGCGATGATGGCACGAGTGCGGCGTTTGGGGCGGTAGGGTTGATAAATGTCTTCGAGCGCAGTCAGGGTTTCGGCCTTGGTGATGGCGGATTTTAGCTCGTCGGTGAGCAAATTGCGTTCTTCCAGGGACTTTACGATTGCTTCGCGCCGCTGGTCCAGTTCCACCAGGCTCAACATCCGGTCGCGGATGGAAGTGATGGCCACTTCATCCAGGGTTCCAGTGGCTTCCTTGCGGTAACGGGCAATAAAGGGGACGGTGGCTCCCTCGGCGAGCAGGCGTGCGGTGGCAGCGACCTGACGGCCTTGGATCTTCAGTTCACCAGCAATTTTGGCAATGTAATTCTCGTTCATGCGTACAAAGGACCGATGATGTACCGTAGGAACATCGCTCTTGTAAATCGTTTTTCAGAAAAGTTTTCTGCCGACTGTTTATTTGGGGAAAAGTTGAGGTTAACCACGGATGGACACGGTCTGTATATCTAAATCAGAACCCCAATAAAATAGCGGAAACGCTGATGAAACCAAGGCGAATTTGCCATTGTTTGCCATTATTTTTCGCAACTTTCCTGCACTTTTACTGACAGTCTAACTGGCAGTCTGGTGTGTTAATCGAAACCATCCATATCTAGCTTTTGGATTTTTTAAGCATCGCGCGTGGAATCATGGGACAGGAAGCTCTTCGATCACTTTGTCGTTCTGATCTGTCCGCCAAGCTTTTTGCAACTTCCAAGAACTGTCTTTGGACGCCCGGATAACTGTGTAATGATAGACAGATGAATCACCATTCTTCTTGCTCGTAAAAGTTACAGGATTGGAATATGCCCGAGGATTAATCATTTGTCCGTGATCAGTTTTTGACCAGCCTGGCAGTTGGTTATTTTCTTTTAGGTCTATTAGAAATCTGTCTGCTGCTTCCATATTTTGAATGAAGGGACCGGCACGGATCTGTTTGAGATACATGGTTCGTGCGGGAAAATTCAAGGTGACAAGATGTCGAGCTAGAAAGTTCAAACCAATCGCGTTCCAGTCAGCCCTTGCGATTATAAGATTGCTGTGCGTTTCTCCATTCCAAACACAATTTGGAAGTCGCGCCCATCCCGGTTTACCGTTGATGGTAATCAACTCTCCGTTGCGAACTACCCCTGCAAACTGTCCCGGATTTAGAGTGCCGTCAGCAACGAGGTATCCACTATCAATCAAAGTGGGTTTCCCTATTCCTTCGACTAGACCGCCAGTCTGTAGCAAAGGCTGATGCCACTTATTCGTGAAATTGATTGGAAAAGCTTGTCCCAACGATGCTGTTTCCAGATGGTTTGGATCCAAAAAACGAATTTTGCCGGCATCGAAATCCAATTGGATGCAGTAATACTTGAGGCAACTGATTCCCAACACTCCCATCACCCTCCTCCCGGCAGATGTTGTTTCGTTAGTGAAATCCAGGAGCTGGACGGTATCCCCGGTTTTCAATTGCACATTGCCCAAAAAAAGTTTTGGTGCGAGATAACGTTTGGATTCATGTCTGCCCGTATCTGGCAGAATTTCAGAAGCCAGAGGTGCTCCCAATTTCGACGTCAATGATTTGTCGAGAAAAGTTGCTGCGGCACCAGTGTCTATGAAAAAGGGCAATTCTTCGCCGTCCTCTAGATGTAGCGTCACAAACAACCAGTTTCCGCAGCCCGCATCTGGATTCATAGTCACATCCGCCGGCAGTCCCGACGCTGCCGTGATGGCCTCTGGCTTGGCCGGAGATGCGCAAGAGCACAAAAGTAGCAGGCTCAAAATTGTGCCGCGTGCGCGAAGTTGGAAAAAAAATTTCTTCATGCCGCCTAACTCTTGATAAACAACTGCGCGTGCATGGTTGTTTTTCGGAGTGTGGCACCGGTCATGGGTTAATGAAAGCGGATTCGAGAATTTCCGCCGAGGATTATCGCCGGGAAACAGGACCCCTTGGCAGCGAGTGGCAGGGCGGCTCTCAAGCATTGTGGCGAAGTTTTAGCGAGTTTTAGCCAGTCGTGGCGAGTTGTGATTGGATTCAGCGATATACTGACAGTTCCACGGACAGCACACTTCCATTCGCTCAACAAACCATTTATTTATGCGGGTTTCGATAACTTAACCACAGATGAACACGGATAAAGACAGAGAGGCAGAGTTCAATAAATGGGATGGGTGCGATAACGGGGCTTCCAAGGGTTTGCTCGATTGTCAGCGGGATCTGGTGAACTTCTGTCCCAACCATCGGTGCGAGACCGAATCGATTCGCCGACTTTTTAACTGCTTGGATTCAGCGTAGGATAGCACGAGAGGTGCCACAATATGAATATATACATAATAAGGAAGAATATTAAACAAAATAGTTGTTGCCTTAGTTAGCTTATATGGATAACTTTCTCTCCATTGTCAGCCATATTTTGATTGCATAAATAATAACACAGAGGAGTGAGCAAAAAAACGACTTCACACTCCTTCAGATTCAAACTCGCCCGGCGGTCGGAGTAACCGTTGTCGAGGCTTCAAGAATGGCGGGTAACCGCGAGTTAACACGAGCTAGCGGCAGCTAACGAGTGTTAACGGGACAACTTTTATTTTTGAGTTTTGAATGCCAAATGAGCACCAACATACATGTTATCAGGTTGGGATTGGGTCAGGAGCTCGTTTTGGATGGTTGCTTTTCGAATCCTGTATGTGAATGGGGGATCAGACGGTATCGGTCGGTATCGGTCGGTATCGGTCGGTATCGGTCGGTATCGGTCGGTATCGGTCGGTATCGGTCGGTATCGGTCGGTATCGGTCGGTATCGGACGCCAACGGACGGTATCGGACGCCAACGGACGGTATCGGACGCCAACGGACGGTATCGGACGGTTAAAAAAATTTTGGAAGAGGGCGAGAAGTTCCAGAAATGGATTTTGAAGCAGCTTCATGGGCCGTTTGACATTGGGCTTTCACGGAGTGACATATAGCGAACAGGACTTCAACCATGTTACGCAATCCAAACCGTTGCGAAAATGTAACTTCCCCGCCACTGCTACGAAACACACCAGCGGCAACTTTGCATGCATTGGTTGTGCTCAACTTTGAATCGCCAGCGAAAGAAGAAATCATATGAATCAGAAAGCCCCGGCTTCAACCCTTGAACTTTGCCCAGTGGGCGATTCCGACCGGCGCTCATTCTTCGTGCCAGCGGGAACACCACAACATTTTGGATGGGCGAATGTTGCCTCACAACCAGAACTGGATCAGCCTGGTATCTATCTTATCCGCCTGAGACAAAAGCATCTGCAAAAACGCAATCTGGCATGGTCGAGTTTCTGTCACACAATCGTAACATAGCCGACGTTGGTCTGTAACAAATGGCTTATAATTTAATTTCATCAGATCAACAAACCCAATACTCGAAAATGACAAAGAACAAAACTTACGCATCGCTTGTGATTGGAGTGCTCGCCACGGTAGTTTTCGGTTCCGCGGCTTACAGCCAATCTTCGGACGCACTGATCGACAAGCTCGTGGACAAAGGCATCCTCAGCGTCAAGGAAGCCAATGATCTGCGCGAAGAAGCCAATCAGGACTTCAATCGTGCTTATCAGGTGAAGACCGGCATGTCCGATTGGGTGAATTCGCTCAAGTGGAGTGGAGATTTCCGCGGACGTTATGATGGCATTTACCAGGACGACAAGAATTTCGGCCCAACTCCGGGCAAGCCGAATACGTACGCCAATCAGGATCGGACGCGCTTTCGTTATCGCGCCCGTTTTGGAGCCACCGTCTCGATGACTGACAACCTTGAGATTGGCCTTCGCCTTGGTTCTGGTGATCTCAGCAGCGCCGCGCCCTCACTCGGTGGCAGCATTTTCTCCGCCAATACCACCCTCAACAATGATGGCAGCCGCAAATTCATTTTTGTTGATGCCGCCTACGCCAAGTGGACCCCGAGAGATTGGTTCACCGCGCAGTTCGGGAAGATGGACAACATGTTTTGGATCACCGATGCCATCATCGATTATGATTATCAACCCGAAGGCGCCCAGGAGCGATTCACCCTGGCAGCGACGGACAATCAGAAGATCCAATTCACCTCCGGCCAGTTTGTCATTGCGGAAAACTTTAATGCCAGTGGCGCAGGACCAAATAATGATGCGTATCTCTTCATCAACCAGGTGGACTGGACTGGCAAATGGACTCCAAAATTCACCACCCGCCTTGGTCTGGCTTTGATGAATTTCAAGAACCAGATGGAAATACCGGCTTCGCTGCAAACCTTCATCAACCAGAACGGCACCCCGGCGTCAGGGATAGGTGCGCAAAACTTCAATCCAGTCATCGCCCGCGCGGAGGCCACCTACGCTTTGGATTCATTTCCAATGTTTAAAGGCGAGTTCCCGATCACGTTGGGAGCTGAATACGCCAACAATCCCGCGGCGAGCAGCGCGCCCTTTCCGGGCAAAAACTATTCCGGCAGCGCCAATGAGGCTTACAACCTGGGGGTGATCTTTGGCAGCGTCAAACAGAAGGGTAATTGGCAGATCGCTTACAATTACAAGACCATTGAGTCCGCCGTGGCCTGGAATGGGCTGGTGGATGATGACTTCGGTTTTAACACCAAGGGTGGCACGGACGTTCGCGGCCATCATATCAAAGCCTGGTATCGCCCGTGCGACCCGCTGACGTTCGTGATGAGTTATTTCATCACCGAGCAAATTAGTAATGTGCCGGGCACGCTGGCACACCAGCAACGCCTCTCACCATAGCGATGCTGGCTTTTTAATCCGACCCAATTGAAGAAAAGCAGAAACTTAAAATTAGATATGAAGAAACTGACAACTAAAATCGCCATCATTGCTGCCACTTTGGCAACCGCCATTTCCGCGCACGCCGGCAGTATCACCGTAAAGGGATCAGATACCCTCGTCATTCTCGCCCAGAAATGGGCTGAGGTTTACATGGGCAAGCATCCGGAAACCAAGATCCAGGTCAGCGGCGGCGGCTCTGGCGTTGGATTTGCCGCACTGCAAAGCAAGCAGACCGACATTGCGGATGCCTCCCGCAAGATCAAGTCGACTGAAATCCAAGCCTGCATCAGGGCCTTCTACAAGGCTCCGCGCGAATACAAGGTGGCAGTTGACGGTCTTTCTGTTTACGTCAATAACGACAATCCTGTGAAGGAATTGAGCTTGGAACAGTTGGAAGGCATTTTCACCGGTCGCATCAAGAATTGGAAGGAAGTTGGTGGCAACGATGGCCCCATCTCAGTTTACAGCCGCGAAAACAACTCCGGCACCTACGAATTCTTCAAGGAACATGTGTTGAAAGGTAAGGACTTCGTCGCCAGCGCACAAATGGCGCAGGGCACTGCGATGCTCTTGCAAGGTGTTTCAAAGGATAAGGGTGCCATTGGTTATGGTGGTGCAGCCTACGGCGCTGGTGCCCGCGCATTGGGCATCAAGAAGGATGAAAACTCCAAAGCCATTGAACCGAATGAGGAAACCGTCCTGAACCAGACCTATCCGATCTGGCGCTATCTTTACAATTATGTGAACCCCGCCTTGGACAAGGGCGAAGTCGCTTCGTACCTCAGCTGGATTCGCAGTGATGAAGGACAAAAGATCGTGAAGGAAGTGGGATATTATCCCCTGCCAGCCAATCTGCGGGAGAAATAATCCGGAGTTGGACAGCACAGGTGTTCAAAATGATTTGATTAGCGGTTCCTCCTGCGATCAAAAAAAAGGGCGGGCGAGCGGTTCATAGATTGTAAACCTCGACCCGCCCAACTTACTTTATAGATTCATAGATGATAGCGGATAAACCAGCAAAGCGCAGTATCGGATGGATGGGCCTTCAAAGAGGCCATAAAGCCCGTCCGCTGGAATGGATTGCCGAGAAGATGATCTTTCTGGTCTCGCTCTCGGCGATCGTGATGGTCTTTCTTATTTTCCTGTTCGTGGCCAGGGAAGCCATGCCCATTTTGCTGGGCAAGATGAACAATGCCTCCGGGCAAAAAATTATTCCGGTGGAGGAGATGAGCAAACTGTCTCCCGCTGAAATGCAGGAATATCTCGGGCTGACACCGCAGCAGTACACCGAGATGGATACCGACACTAAAAAAGCCCTCATGGAGGCGAAGGCAGACGAACTAAAGGAATCTTCAAAGGATAAGGATGCCGGCCTGAACACCACTTCCTGGAGATATCTGCTCTTTCCGCATCAATGGTCCAACTACGAAAAGCCGGTTTTTATTTGGCAACCGGTTTCACAGATTCAAAAATTCAACATTGTTCCGCTGATCATTGGCAGTCTGAAAGTGACCATCATAGCGTTGCTCTTTTCAGTTCCGCTCGCCCTGGGGTCTGCCATCTATGTCTCTCAGCTTGCCTCCCCACGCAAACGGGAACTACTCAAGCCAGCCATCGAGTTGCTGGCAGGCATTCCATCCGTGGTGCTTGGCTTTTTTGCGCTGATTGTCATGGCCACGGTGCTGCAAAATATTTTCGGTTACCAATCGCGTCTGAATGCTTTTGTGGCAGGCATTGCTTTGGGCTTGGCCATCATCCCAGTGGTTTTTTCCATCGCGGAGGATGCCTTGACCAGCGTTCCGCGCAGTTACTCCCAGGCGGCTCTGGCGCTTGGCTCTTCGAAATGGCAGGCTGCCTGGAAAATTGTTCTACCAGCGGC from the Pedosphaera parvula Ellin514 genome contains:
- a CDS encoding STAS/SEC14 domain-containing protein, translating into MSIQLAQEPGTALLEIELTGKLKKEDYEAFVPKLEALIKAGRKPRLLVSMHDFHGWTAGAIWEDIKFDLHHFSDIDRIAFVGDKSWEKGMSTFCKPFTTAKIRFFTPDEIDKAREWLHQNA
- a CDS encoding putative porin; translated protein: MTKNKTYASLVIGVLATVVFGSAAYSQSSDALIDKLVDKGILSVKEANDLREEANQDFNRAYQVKTGMSDWVNSLKWSGDFRGRYDGIYQDDKNFGPTPGKPNTYANQDRTRFRYRARFGATVSMTDNLEIGLRLGSGDLSSAAPSLGGSIFSANTTLNNDGSRKFIFVDAAYAKWTPRDWFTAQFGKMDNMFWITDAIIDYDYQPEGAQERFTLAATDNQKIQFTSGQFVIAENFNASGAGPNNDAYLFINQVDWTGKWTPKFTTRLGLALMNFKNQMEIPASLQTFINQNGTPASGIGAQNFNPVIARAEATYALDSFPMFKGEFPITLGAEYANNPAASSAPFPGKNYSGSANEAYNLGVIFGSVKQKGNWQIAYNYKTIESAVAWNGLVDDDFGFNTKGGTDVRGHHIKAWYRPCDPLTFVMSYFITEQISNVPGTLAHQQRLSP
- the pstC gene encoding phosphate ABC transporter permease subunit PstC, translating into MIADKPAKRSIGWMGLQRGHKARPLEWIAEKMIFLVSLSAIVMVFLIFLFVAREAMPILLGKMNNASGQKIIPVEEMSKLSPAEMQEYLGLTPQQYTEMDTDTKKALMEAKADELKESSKDKDAGLNTTSWRYLLFPHQWSNYEKPVFIWQPVSQIQKFNIVPLIIGSLKVTIIALLFSVPLALGSAIYVSQLASPRKRELLKPAIELLAGIPSVVLGFFALIVMATVLQNIFGYQSRLNAFVAGIALGLAIIPVVFSIAEDALTSVPRSYSQAALALGSSKWQAAWKIVLPAAIPGVFAAVVLGFGRAIGETMIVLLASGNASIVSWNIFDLTRTVTATVAAEMPETVAGGHHYRILFMLGALLFVVTFFSNLAGELVIHRLKHKLEGKR
- a CDS encoding phosphate ABC transporter substrate-binding protein, giving the protein MKKLTTKIAIIAATLATAISAHAGSITVKGSDTLVILAQKWAEVYMGKHPETKIQVSGGGSGVGFAALQSKQTDIADASRKIKSTEIQACIRAFYKAPREYKVAVDGLSVYVNNDNPVKELSLEQLEGIFTGRIKNWKEVGGNDGPISVYSRENNSGTYEFFKEHVLKGKDFVASAQMAQGTAMLLQGVSKDKGAIGYGGAAYGAGARALGIKKDENSKAIEPNEETVLNQTYPIWRYLYNYVNPALDKGEVASYLSWIRSDEGQKIVKEVGYYPLPANLREK